Proteins encoded together in one Pseudomonas sp. TCU-HL1 window:
- the xdhB gene encoding xanthine dehydrogenase molybdopterin binding subunit, giving the protein MSNKHHHKTQEELAELFRADITTGVGKSVKHESAPKHVSGEAVYVDDRLEFPNQLHVYARMSDRAHARITRIDTTPCYQFPGVAIAITAKDVPGQLDIGPVVAGDPLLADGKVEYVGQVVLAVGADSLETARKAAMAAIVEYEDLEPVLDVVDALRKKHFVLDSHQHKRGDSSSALAASKNRLQGTLHIGGQEHFYLETQISSVMPTEDGGMIVYTSTQNATEVQKLVAEVLGVSMHKIVIDMRRMGGGFGGKETQAAGPACLCAVIAHHTGRPTKMRLPRMEDMSITGKRHPFYVEYDVGFDDDGLLKGIELELAGNCGYSPDLSGSIVDRAMFHSDNAYFLENATINGHRCKTNTASNTAYRGFGGPQGMVAIEEIMDAIARHLGKDPLDVRKLNYYGKDERNVTHYYQTVEHNMLAEMTEELETSSEYAKRREEIRAFNARSPVLKKGLAMTPVKFGISFTATFLNQAGALVHIYTDGSIHLNHGGTEMGQGLNTKVAQVVAEVFQVDIGRIQITATNTDKVPNTSPTAASSGTDLNGKAAQNAAETIKGRLVDFLANHFKVTAEDVEFKNEQVRVRDHYLSFEEMIQLAYFNQISLSSTGFYRTPKIFYDRDKACGRPFYYFAYGVACAEVIVDTLTGEYKMLRTDILHDVGASLNPAIDIGQVEGAFVQGMGWLTMEELVWNAKGKLMTSGPASYKIPAIADMPIDLRVKLVENRKNPEQTVFHSKAVGEPPFMLGIAVWCAIKDAVASLADYRAQPAIDAPATPERVLWGVEQMKKLQQPATAAAQAETEPA; this is encoded by the coding sequence ATGTCTAACAAACACCACCACAAGACCCAGGAAGAACTGGCGGAACTGTTCCGCGCCGACATCACCACCGGCGTTGGCAAGAGCGTCAAGCATGAAAGCGCGCCCAAGCATGTGTCGGGCGAAGCCGTGTACGTCGACGACCGCCTGGAGTTCCCCAACCAGCTGCACGTCTATGCCCGCATGAGCGACCGCGCCCATGCGCGCATCACCCGCATCGATACCACGCCCTGCTACCAGTTCCCGGGCGTGGCCATCGCCATCACCGCCAAGGACGTGCCTGGCCAGCTGGACATCGGCCCGGTGGTTGCCGGCGACCCGCTGCTGGCGGATGGCAAGGTCGAATACGTCGGCCAGGTGGTACTGGCGGTAGGCGCTGACAGCCTGGAAACCGCGCGCAAGGCAGCCATGGCCGCGATCGTCGAGTACGAGGACCTGGAGCCCGTGCTGGATGTGGTCGACGCCCTGCGCAAGAAACATTTCGTGCTGGATAGCCACCAGCACAAGCGCGGCGATTCCAGCAGCGCGCTGGCCGCCTCGAAGAACCGCCTGCAAGGCACCCTGCACATCGGCGGCCAGGAACACTTCTACCTGGAAACGCAGATTTCCTCGGTCATGCCCACCGAAGACGGCGGCATGATCGTCTACACCTCGACGCAGAACGCCACCGAGGTGCAGAAATTGGTGGCCGAGGTGCTCGGCGTATCGATGCACAAGATCGTCATCGACATGCGCCGCATGGGTGGAGGCTTCGGCGGCAAGGAAACCCAGGCCGCCGGTCCGGCATGCCTCTGTGCAGTGATCGCGCACCACACCGGTCGTCCGACCAAGATGCGCCTGCCGCGCATGGAAGACATGAGCATCACCGGCAAGCGTCACCCCTTCTACGTCGAGTACGACGTGGGCTTCGACGACGACGGCCTGCTCAAGGGCATTGAGTTGGAACTGGCGGGCAACTGCGGTTACTCGCCTGACCTGTCCGGTTCCATCGTCGACCGCGCAATGTTCCACTCGGACAATGCCTACTTCCTCGAAAACGCCACCATCAACGGTCACCGCTGCAAGACCAACACCGCCTCGAACACTGCCTACCGCGGTTTCGGCGGCCCCCAGGGGATGGTCGCGATCGAGGAGATCATGGACGCCATCGCGCGCCACCTCGGCAAAGACCCGCTGGACGTGCGCAAGCTGAACTACTACGGCAAGGATGAGCGCAACGTCACCCACTACTACCAGACCGTCGAGCACAACATGCTCGCCGAGATGACCGAGGAACTGGAGACCAGCAGCGAGTACGCCAAGCGCCGCGAGGAAATCCGCGCCTTCAACGCCAGGAGCCCGGTACTGAAGAAAGGCCTGGCAATGACCCCGGTGAAATTCGGTATCAGCTTCACCGCCACCTTCCTCAACCAGGCCGGTGCGCTGGTGCACATCTACACCGACGGCAGCATCCACCTGAACCACGGCGGCACCGAGATGGGCCAGGGCCTGAACACCAAGGTCGCCCAGGTGGTCGCGGAAGTGTTCCAAGTGGACATCGGCCGCATCCAGATCACCGCCACCAATACCGACAAGGTGCCCAACACCTCGCCGACAGCGGCATCCAGCGGTACCGACCTGAACGGCAAGGCTGCCCAGAACGCGGCCGAAACCATCAAGGGTCGCCTGGTGGACTTCCTCGCCAACCACTTCAAGGTGACGGCCGAGGATGTGGAGTTCAAGAACGAGCAGGTGCGCGTGCGTGATCATTACCTCTCCTTCGAGGAAATGATCCAGCTGGCCTACTTCAACCAGATTTCGCTCTCCAGCACCGGCTTCTACCGCACGCCGAAGATCTTCTACGACCGCGACAAGGCCTGCGGCCGCCCCTTCTACTACTTCGCCTACGGTGTGGCCTGCGCCGAAGTCATCGTCGACACCCTGACCGGCGAGTACAAGATGCTGCGCACCGACATCCTGCATGACGTGGGTGCCTCGCTGAACCCGGCCATCGACATCGGCCAGGTCGAAGGTGCCTTCGTCCAGGGCATGGGCTGGCTGACCATGGAAGAGCTGGTGTGGAACGCCAAGGGCAAGCTAATGACCAGCGGCCCGGCGAGCTACAAGATCCCGGCCATCGCCGACATGCCGATCGACCTGCGGGTGAAGCTGGTAGAGAACCGCAAGAATCCCGAGCAGACGGTGTTCCACTCCAAGGCCGTGGGCGAGCCGCCCTTCATGCTCGGCATCGCAGTCTGGTGTGCCATCAAGGACGCCGTGGCCAGCCTGGCGGATTACCGTGCGCAGCCAGCCATCGACGCACCGGCCACCCCCGAGCGCGTGCTCTGGGGCGTCGAGCAAATGAAGAAACTGCAGCAGCCGGCCACAGCCGCCGCCCAGGCGGAGACCGAACCGGCATGA
- the xdhA gene encoding xanthine dehydrogenase small subunit, which produces MIQFLLNRELRTEHALDPNVTVLNYLREHVGKPGTKEGCASGDCGACTVVVGELEGDRIRYRTLNSCLTFVSSLHGKQLITVEDLKHQGQLHSVQQAMVDCHGSQCGFCTPGFVMSLFALQKNSNGYDKAQTMEALAGNLCRCTGYRPIIDAAEQACCQKQPDQFDAAEAQTVAQLKAIAPLETAELNSGDKRCLVPLTVADLADFYMSNPQARLLAGGTDLALEVTQFHRELPVMIYVGHIDAMKRIEENGDFIEIGAATTLSDCYETLAREYPDFGELLHRFASLQIRNQGTLGGNIGNASPIGDAPPLLIALGAEIVLRKGNQTRTLPLDEYFLDYKVTARQDSEFIEKVRVPRVRKNQVFRAYKVSKRLDDDISAVCAAFNLVIENGVVRKARVAFGGMAGIPKRATSCEQALIGAAWYPGTVERACEALAKDFTPLSDFRASKEYRLLTAQNLLRKFFLELQSPEVETRVTAYV; this is translated from the coding sequence TTGATCCAGTTTTTACTCAATCGGGAGCTGCGCACTGAGCATGCCCTCGATCCCAATGTCACGGTGCTCAACTACCTGCGTGAGCATGTCGGCAAACCCGGTACCAAAGAAGGCTGCGCCTCGGGCGATTGCGGTGCCTGCACCGTGGTCGTCGGCGAGTTGGAGGGCGACCGCATCCGCTACCGCACCCTCAACTCCTGTCTGACCTTCGTCTCCTCGCTCCACGGCAAGCAACTGATCACCGTCGAAGACCTCAAGCACCAGGGCCAACTGCATTCCGTGCAACAGGCCATGGTGGATTGCCACGGCTCCCAGTGCGGTTTCTGCACCCCCGGTTTCGTCATGTCGCTGTTCGCCCTGCAGAAGAACAGCAACGGCTATGACAAGGCCCAGACCATGGAAGCCCTGGCGGGCAACCTGTGCCGCTGTACCGGCTACCGCCCGATCATCGACGCCGCCGAGCAGGCGTGCTGCCAGAAGCAGCCGGACCAGTTCGACGCCGCCGAAGCCCAGACCGTCGCCCAGCTGAAAGCCATCGCCCCGCTTGAGACCGCCGAACTGAACAGCGGCGACAAGCGTTGCCTGGTGCCGCTGACCGTGGCCGATCTGGCTGACTTCTATATGTCCAACCCGCAGGCCCGCCTGCTGGCCGGCGGCACCGATCTGGCCCTGGAAGTCACCCAGTTCCACCGCGAGCTGCCGGTCATGATCTATGTCGGCCACATCGACGCCATGAAGCGCATCGAGGAGAATGGCGACTTCATCGAGATTGGCGCCGCCACCACCCTGTCCGACTGCTACGAGACACTGGCTCGCGAGTACCCGGACTTCGGCGAGTTGCTGCACCGCTTCGCCTCCCTGCAGATCCGTAACCAAGGCACCCTGGGCGGCAACATCGGTAACGCTTCGCCCATCGGCGACGCCCCGCCGCTGCTGATCGCACTCGGCGCCGAAATCGTCCTGCGCAAGGGCAACCAGACCCGCACCCTGCCGCTGGACGAGTACTTCCTCGATTACAAGGTCACCGCTCGCCAGGACTCCGAGTTCATCGAGAAGGTGCGCGTGCCACGCGTTCGCAAGAATCAGGTCTTCCGCGCCTACAAGGTGTCCAAGCGTCTGGACGATGACATTTCCGCCGTCTGCGCCGCCTTCAACCTGGTGATCGAAAATGGTGTGGTGCGCAAGGCCCGTGTCGCCTTCGGCGGCATGGCCGGCATTCCCAAGCGCGCCACCTCCTGCGAACAGGCCCTGATCGGCGCCGCCTGGTACCCGGGCACCGTCGAACGTGCCTGCGAGGCGCTCGCCAAGGACTTCACTCCGCTCTCGGACTTCCGCGCCAGCAAGGAATACCGCCTGCTGACCGCCCAGAACCTGCTGCGCAAGTTCTTCCTCGAGCTGCAATCCCCAGAAGTCGAAACCCGGGTAACCGCGTATGTCTAA
- a CDS encoding GntR family transcriptional regulator, producing the protein MTFKAPDSLSEQIAHHLAERIIRGELKERERIQEQKVTQAMNVSRGSVREALLILERRHLINILPRRGAQVSELTTQHVRSLYTLVMELYILLGYAVAEHWRTEEDLAPFRAIQQRLVEAREREDILAFVDSSFAIMQAAYPFADNPYLQQTLDNLQPAIARTYYIALERRRGQMGQFGAVFDDLLLAVIARDQERVREVLLGYGKQNCELVLAALSER; encoded by the coding sequence ATGACGTTCAAGGCACCGGACAGCCTCTCCGAGCAGATTGCCCATCACTTGGCCGAGCGCATCATTCGCGGCGAGTTGAAGGAGCGAGAGCGCATCCAGGAACAGAAAGTCACCCAGGCCATGAATGTCAGCCGGGGATCGGTGCGCGAAGCGCTGCTGATCCTTGAGCGTCGGCACCTGATCAACATCCTGCCGCGCCGTGGCGCCCAGGTGTCCGAGTTGACCACCCAACATGTCCGCAGCCTTTACACGCTGGTGATGGAACTCTACATCCTGCTGGGCTACGCCGTGGCCGAGCACTGGCGCACGGAGGAAGACCTCGCACCGTTTCGCGCCATCCAGCAGCGCCTGGTCGAGGCGCGCGAGCGGGAAGACATCCTTGCCTTCGTCGACTCCAGCTTCGCGATCATGCAGGCGGCCTATCCCTTCGCTGATAACCCTTACCTGCAGCAGACCCTGGACAACCTGCAGCCGGCCATTGCCCGCACCTACTACATTGCCCTGGAGCGCCGCCGTGGCCAGATGGGCCAGTTCGGTGCGGTGTTCGACGACCTGTTGCTGGCGGTGATTGCCCGCGATCAAGAGAGGGTCCGCGAGGTACTGCTGGGCTATGGCAAGCAGAACTGCGAGCTGGTGCTCGCAGCCCTGTCCGAGCGTTGA